One Archangium violaceum genomic window, GCTCCACACCCGCGCCGTCCCGTCCTCGGACGCGGTGAGCACCCGCTTGCCGTCCGCGCTGAACGTCGCCGTCCTCACGCCGCCCTCGTGGCCCCGGAGCATGACGGGCTCCTCGGTGCCATCCACCTGCGCCACCCGCACCGTCCCGTCCTCCGACACGATGAGCACCCGCTGCCCGTCCGGACTGAACTCCGTGGGCCACACCCGCTCCTCGTGGCCCGCGAGCACGAGCGGCTCCGCGGTGCCATCCGCCCGCCACATCCGCACCCGCCCCTCGCGCGACGTGGTGAGCACCCACTGCCCGTCCGCGCTGAACTCGGCGGACCACACGCCACCCTCATGGCCCGCGAGCACCACGGGCGTCCCGGTGCCATCCGCCCGCCACACCCGCGCCGTCCCGTCCTCCGAGCCGGAGAGCACCCACTGCCCGTCCGCGCTGAAGCCGGCGAGCTCCACCTTCCCCTCATGGCCCTGGAACACCACGGGCTCCCCGCCGCCCCGCTGCAGCACCTCGAGCGCCGTCTGGTGCCACTCCGGCGTCCGCTCCGGCGCCGACACCTCGCGCAGCACGAGCGCCGCCATCGCCGGCTCCACCTCCATCAGCCGCCGGGCCTGGAGCACGCGCGACACCTCCAGCGCGTGCCGCAACCGCTCCTCCTCCGCGCGCCGGGCGTGCTCCTCCGCCTCCCGGGCCCACTCCTCCGCCTCGCGCCCCCGCGACTCCTGCCCCCACCGCCCCAGCCGCTCCCACCGGCGGATCAACGCCTCGTGGGCGATCCTCAGCCACGTCTCCCCCGGCTGCCCACCGGTGCCGCCATCCGCGTCCCTCACCACCAGCCGGCGCCGCACCAGCTTCTCCACCACCGCGTCGAACGCGGCGGCGAGCTCCTCCTGCTCCGGACGCAATGACTTCAACGCCTCGCCCCGGAGATCCACCAGGCGCACGAGCAACTGACGCGCCTGGTGCCGCTCAGCCTCGGACAGCTCCGCGTAGAGCTGATCTCCCGTGCGGGCCAGCGCGCCCCCCACCCCGCCGAGCTCCTCGTAGGCGGCCTGTGTCAGCAGGCGCCCCACCCGCCGCTCCCATAACCGGTCCAGCACGTGCGAGAGCAACGGCAGCGAGCCCGGCTCCTGCTCCACGTCCCGCCTCAGCAGCTCCAGCAGGCCCGGCTCCAGCTCCAGCCCCACCGCCCGCGCGGGCCCCTCGATGCTCCGCGCGAGCAGCTCGCCCCGGAGCGGGCCGACGAAGAGCCGGTGCTCCCCCGAGTACACCACCTCGTCCAGGCGAGGGCCCTGGGCGTCCACCCGCACCTGCGCGCAGCGCTCGAGCGACTCCACCCGCAGCGTGCTCACCACCACCACGCCCGAGGCCTGGGAGTGCGCCAGCTTCCACAGCGCGCGCACGAAGGCCTCGCGCTCCTTCGGCGTGGAGGCCTCGTTGAGGAGCTCCTCGAGCGCGTCCACCACCAGCAGCAGCCACCGCCCCGGCCGGGCCTCGCGCAGGAGCCTCGCCTCCTGGAGGACCTCCGCGACCGTGGCGGGCCGCGTCGGGGGAGCGCCGTCGGGAAGATGGAGTCCGGCCAGCAACGCCCGCAGCCGTCCGAGGGAGCCGAACCGGCCCGGGCCCTCCGACGCGAGCGTCCGAAGCGTGCCCACCCCGCCCGAGCGCATCACCGCCACGTCCCATGGCTCTCGCGCGTCCTCGCGCAACCTGGGTATCAGCCCCGCGAGCACCAGCGAGGACTTGCCGCTGCCCGAGGCGCCCGCCACCACCTGGAAGCGCGAGCCCCAGCCCACCCTCGCCGCGCGCACGCGCAGCACCAGCTCCCGCTCCAGCTCGCCCCGGCCGAAGAAGAAGCGCCGGTGCTCGGGCTCGAAGGGCAGCAGGCCGCGGTAGGGGCGCGGGGACAGGGGGCGGATGCCACAGCCGGCCTCGGCCCGGGCGTAGAGCTGCAACGAGGCCCATTCCATGAGCCCCGACTCCCGCAGACGCGCGCGCGCCGCGCCCAACGCGGCCTCCAGGGAGCCGGGCGCTTCCAGCGGCGCCTCGGGCGAGCCCGGGACACCGAGCAGCGTGCCGTAGAGCGTCTCGGTCAGCGCGAGGTAGCCCTCGTTGGACAGCCGCAGCCGCGAGGCCACCACGGCGGGAATCCCCATGCGGTGGAGCCCCTGGGCCACGCCGCCCAACTGGCTGCCCAGCCGCTCGTGGCCGCCCTGGCAGACGCACAACACCACCATCCGCAGCGTTCCGGCATGAGGCCCCAGCACCTCGCCCAGCCGGTGGGCGTCGACGAAGCTCTTGGTGTGCCCCGGGCTGTCTCCACCCTCCAGGAGGAGCCCGTCCACATTCCCCCTCTGTCCGCCGTGGCAGAGCAGGTGCAGCACACTCACCGGCTCGCGAGCGGCCCGGGAGCGCTCCAGCTCCCGGGACAGGGAGGAGAGCGACACATGGGCGAGCACGTCCCGCGCCTCGTCGAAGGGGTAGCCCCCCCTGAGGCAGACCTCGCGCAGCACCCGGAGGTGGGCCGGGGCGGGCACGTCGCCTCCGGCCGAGGACCAGGCGAAGAGGATGCGGCCCTCCGAGAAGGACGTTTCCACCCGAGGCGGCTCGCCCGCTCCGGTCCACTCGTAGTGAAGGGTGCAGCCCTTCTGCTGGCTGAAGTGCTGCCCCGAGTCGCGCAGGGTCAGCAGCTCCCACGGCAGCGCGTACAGCTCGGCGGCGGCCGAGCGCACGGTGAGGAGGACGTCCCGCTCCTGGCTCAGCGCCTCGTTCAGCTCCGCCTCGTCGCGGCCCCAGTCCAGCTCCTCGAGGAAGCGGCGCAGCTCGTGGCCCAGACGCTGGATGAGGGCGAGGTCCAGGTCCTTGCGCTCGAGGCGGGACAGGTCATCGAGGAGCCCCTGGCTCCAGGGGAAGAGGGCGCCGCGGACGGACCCGTCCGCCCGCTTCCGCAGGTACTCCTGCTTCTGGAAGTGGAAGGCGAAGGGATCGGCCGTGCTGTC contains:
- a CDS encoding CHAT domain-containing protein, which translates into the protein MQNQPLVLTLELSRKDSTADPFAFHFQKQEYLRKRADGSVRGALFPWSQGLLDDLSRLERKDLDLALIQRLGHELRRFLEELDWGRDEAELNEALSQERDVLLTVRSAAAELYALPWELLTLRDSGQHFSQQKGCTLHYEWTGAGEPPRVETSFSEGRILFAWSSAGGDVPAPAHLRVLREVCLRGGYPFDEARDVLAHVSLSSLSRELERSRAAREPVSVLHLLCHGGQRGNVDGLLLEGGDSPGHTKSFVDAHRLGEVLGPHAGTLRMVVLCVCQGGHERLGSQLGGVAQGLHRMGIPAVVASRLRLSNEGYLALTETLYGTLLGVPGSPEAPLEAPGSLEAALGAARARLRESGLMEWASLQLYARAEAGCGIRPLSPRPYRGLLPFEPEHRRFFFGRGELERELVLRVRAARVGWGSRFQVVAGASGSGKSSLVLAGLIPRLREDAREPWDVAVMRSGGVGTLRTLASEGPGRFGSLGRLRALLAGLHLPDGAPPTRPATVAEVLQEARLLREARPGRWLLLVVDALEELLNEASTPKEREAFVRALWKLAHSQASGVVVVSTLRVESLERCAQVRVDAQGPRLDEVVYSGEHRLFVGPLRGELLARSIEGPARAVGLELEPGLLELLRRDVEQEPGSLPLLSHVLDRLWERRVGRLLTQAAYEELGGVGGALARTGDQLYAELSEAERHQARQLLVRLVDLRGEALKSLRPEQEELAAAFDAVVEKLVRRRLVVRDADGGTGGQPGETWLRIAHEALIRRWERLGRWGQESRGREAEEWAREAEEHARRAEEERLRHALEVSRVLQARRLMEVEPAMAALVLREVSAPERTPEWHQTALEVLQRGGGEPVVFQGHEGKVELAGFSADGQWVLSGSEDGTARVWRADGTGTPVVLAGHEGGVWSAEFSADGQWVLTTSREGRVRMWRADGTAEPLVLAGHEERVWPTEFSPDGQRVLIVSEDGTVRVAQVDGTEEPVMLRGHEGGVRTATFSADGKRVLTASEDGTARVWSADGGSRPVVLRGHERGVRSAEFSPDGQRVLTASEDGTARVWRADGSGKPVVLRGHAGGVAAAAFSPDGRRVVTASEDGTARVWRADGKGAPVMLAGHAGGVWSVAFSADGKRVLTASGDGTARVWKRDGSEEPVVLAGHEGGVWFAEFSADGKRVLTASEDGTARVWRADGSGRPVVLAGHEGGVWSAEFSADGKRVLTASGDGVVRVWRADGTGRPVVLAGREGEVGSRAFSPDGQRVVTASREGTVRVWQADGSGVPVVLLGYLAVLWPAELSPDGQRVLIRSREGTVRVWRSDGTGEPVLLRGHEEEVWSAEFSPDGQRVLSMSEDGTARVWRADGGGPPVVLAGHVGGVRSSEFSPDGLQVVTVAEDGTTRVWRADGEGEPVLIAGPEEEVERAAFSPEGQRVLTCSREGTVRVWRADGTGEPVVLTGHEGRVERAAFSPDGQRVLTASDDGTARVWRADGAGSPLVLRAYGVRARFSFSADGRRVLAVSEDGVARVWCTEEGSGEPVVSLFHQGEVGAAEFDPEGSRILLSTERTLCLWSVGTGRLQTLLREATTGCLSPEQRQRYLLETPEESRIGFERCVRERSSLTSSRPGGPG